A DNA window from Solanum lycopersicum chromosome 3, SLM_r2.1 contains the following coding sequences:
- the LOC101265415 gene encoding ornithine decarboxylase-like: MLLSTSHVMSKIPKDGTMTDLIRSIATDQNHEAGQPFYILDLVTIEKVMDKWNHSFPNVKPFYAVKCNNEPALLTKLANLDANFDCASLLEIDTVLNLGISPNQIIFANPCKAVSHIKHAAAVGVNLTTFDSKLEVDKIKKWHPQCHLLLRIKAPSDSGSLRPLGKKFGTLPEEIEPLLHYACNVSGLKVVGVTFHVGSIAQDPTIYRKAIAHAKSVFDVADDLGIPKMQILNIGGGFRSTPLFEEIATVVNEAVQDYLPDLSLTIIAEPGRFFAETAFTLVTHVIGKRVRGEKIEYWIDEGIYGSFRPTLYNSCFVGIKPISMKSECCKIRESSTIYGPSCDSLDAVAIDIQFPELELDDLIVFYNMGAYSNCAGTKFNGFDMLSTPTYIVSTNST; this comes from the coding sequence ATGTTACTGTCTACATCTCATGTCATGTCCAAAATACCAAAAGATGGCACCATGACTGATTTAATCCGTTCAATTGCCACTGATCAGAATCATGAAGCTGGGCAACCATTTTATATACTCGATTTAGTCACAATTGAGAAGGTTATGGACAAATGGAACCATTCTTTTCCAAATGTAAAGCCTTTCTATGCTGTCAAATGCAACAATGAACCAGCTCTTCTTACTAAACTAGCCAATTTGGATGCTAATTTTGATTGTGCTAGCTTACTCGAGATTGACACCGTCTTAAATCTCGGAATTAGcccaaatcaaatcatttttgCTAACCCTTGCAAGGCTGTTTCCCACATCAAGCATGCAGCTGCTGTTGGGGTCAATCTCACTACTTTTGATTCTAAGCTCGAAGTTGACAAGATCAAAAAATGGCACCCACAGTGCCATTTACTGCTCCGGATCAAAGCCCCTAGTGATAGCGGTTCCTTGCGTCCCCTGGGGAAAAAATTCGGAACATTGCCGGAAGAAATTGAACCACTCCTGCATTACGCTTGTAATGTGTCTGGTTTAAAAGTCGTAGGCGTTACATTTCACGTGGGATCTATTGCACAAGATCCCACCATTTATCGCAAGGCGATCGCCCATGCTAAGTCCGTGTTTGATGTAGCTGATGATCTTGGAATTCCTAAAATGCAAATTCTAAACATTGGTGGTGGGTTTAGATCCACCCCGTTGTTCGAAGAAATAGCTACTGTAGTAAACGAAGCAGTCCAAGACTATTTACCCGACCTTAGTTTAACAATAATTGCAGAGCCTGGGCGTTTCTTTGCTGAAACTGCTTTTACTTTAGTCACACATGTGATTGGTAAAAGAGTTAGAGGTGAGAAGATAGAGTATTGGATTGACGAAGGGATTTATGGATCATTTAGGCCAACACTGTACAACAGTTGCTTTGTGGGTATCAAGCCAATTTCAATGAAATCAGAATGTTGTAAAATACGTGAATCATCGACTATTTACGGACCAAGTTGTGACTCCCTTGATGCAGTGGCCATTGACATACAATTCCCTGAGCTAGAATTAGATGATTTGATTGTATTCTATAACATGGGCGCATACTCAAATTGTGCAGGAACAAAGTTCAATGGATTTGACATGTTATCAACGCCTACCTATATTGTTAGCACCAATTCTACCTAA
- the LOC101255972 gene encoding protein REVEILLE 7 isoform X2, whose product MVADAVNQVEGSQQGASSMISSKLETVATQGKAPTCLANENVLKARKPYTITKQREKWTEEEHQRFLEALKLYGRAWRQIEEYVGSKTAIQIRSHAQKFFAKVARDSGNDGDESLNAIDIPPPRPKKKPLHPYPRKMADSSIANKAVSGQPERSPSPNASGRESCSPDSVLPAIGLGIAEYSVAEQQNSRFSPVSCTTDAHTANIISTENDDESMSSNSNNVDAIHVTLKPVAASISLITNSEFMECNIVHMENSCNGEKLAVEPPSASIKLFGKTVFVPDANNLAPPAPYNTEKEKEISNEDVLHGFQANQANSPFVLAMVPGNMIPPASWLSQNMLENNRESTAAFPAATISWWSWYQDLLYRSISSCGQTTVEAASHCQGLKDEEPQREGSSTGSSIGSASEVDDGNTSCETVESKCTTKIKGFVPYKRCLAERDGKSSGAVLEERESQRVRVCS is encoded by the exons AATCAAGTTGAGGGGTCTCAGCAAGGTGCCTCATCCATGATTAGCTCAAAGTTGGAAACTGTGGCTACTCAGGGAAAGGCCCCGACTTGTCTTGCCAATGAAAATGTGCTTAAG GCTAGGAAGCCTTATACCATTACAAAACAGAGAGAGAAATGGACAGAGGAAGAACACCAGAGATTTCTTGAAGCATTAAAGCTTTATGGCCGTGCTTGGCGCCAAATAGAAG AATATGTTGGAAGCAAAACTGCAATTCAGATTCGTAGTCATGCACAGAAGTTTTTTGCCAAG GTTGCTCGAGATTCAGGGAATGATGGTGATGAATCCCTAAATGCGATTGACATACCTCCTCCTCGGCCGAAGAAGAAACCACTGCATCCATACCCTCGCAAAATGGCTGATTCATCTATAGCTAACAAGGCAGTTTCAGGTCAGCCTGAAAGGTCTCCTTCCCCAAATGCATCAGGAAGGGAGAGTTGTTCTCCAGATTCGGTTTTGCCAGCAATTGGTCTAGGGATTGCTGAATATTCAGTTGCTGAGCAGCAGAACTCTCGCTTTTCACCAGTCTCTTGTACTACGGATGCACACACTGCAAATATAATTTCTACGGAGAATGATGATGAGAGTATGAGCTCAAACTCCAACAATGTGGATGCAATCCACGTCACGTTAAAACCAGTAGCTGCTAGTATCAGTCTGATTACCAATTCAGAGTTCATG GAATGTAATATAGTTCATATGGAGAATTCTTGTAATGGTGAAAAGCTAGCTGTTGAACCACCTTCTGCAAGTATCAAGCTGTTTGGAAAGACTGTTTTCGTACCAGATGCCAATAACCTTGCTCCGCCAGCTCCATACAACACAGAAAAGGAAAAGGAGATCAGCAATGAAGATGTACTTCATGGATTCCAAGCTAACCAAGCAAATTCACCATTTGTACTTGCCATGGTTCCAGGCAATATGATTCCACCAGCATCTTGGTTGTCACAAAACATGCTTGAAAACAATCGTGAGAGTACTGCGGCCTTCCCTGCAGCTACAATTTCTTGGTGGTCCTGGTACCAAGATCTCTTATATCGGTCCATCTCATCGTGTGGCCAAACAACCGTGGAGGCTGCTTCTCATTGTCAGGGACTAAAAGATGAAGAACCTCAAAGAGAGGGATCATCGACTGGTTCAAGCATTGGCTCAGCTAGTGAAGTTGACGATGGAAACACGAGTTGTGAAACAGTTGAGTCCAAATGTACAACCAAGATCAAGGGGTTTGTACCATACAAAAGATGTTTAGCAGAGAGGGATGGCAAGTCATCAGGAGCTGTTTTAGAAGAGAGAGAATCTCAAAGGGTTCGCGTGTGTTCATAG
- the LOC101255972 gene encoding protein REVEILLE 7 isoform X1 — MKYAFFTIPQNQVEGSQQGASSMISSKLETVATQGKAPTCLANENVLKARKPYTITKQREKWTEEEHQRFLEALKLYGRAWRQIEEYVGSKTAIQIRSHAQKFFAKVARDSGNDGDESLNAIDIPPPRPKKKPLHPYPRKMADSSIANKAVSGQPERSPSPNASGRESCSPDSVLPAIGLGIAEYSVAEQQNSRFSPVSCTTDAHTANIISTENDDESMSSNSNNVDAIHVTLKPVAASISLITNSEFMECNIVHMENSCNGEKLAVEPPSASIKLFGKTVFVPDANNLAPPAPYNTEKEKEISNEDVLHGFQANQANSPFVLAMVPGNMIPPASWLSQNMLENNRESTAAFPAATISWWSWYQDLLYRSISSCGQTTVEAASHCQGLKDEEPQREGSSTGSSIGSASEVDDGNTSCETVESKCTTKIKGFVPYKRCLAERDGKSSGAVLEERESQRVRVCS; from the exons ATGAAGTACGCTTTCTTCACAATTCCACAGAATCAAGTTGAGGGGTCTCAGCAAGGTGCCTCATCCATGATTAGCTCAAAGTTGGAAACTGTGGCTACTCAGGGAAAGGCCCCGACTTGTCTTGCCAATGAAAATGTGCTTAAG GCTAGGAAGCCTTATACCATTACAAAACAGAGAGAGAAATGGACAGAGGAAGAACACCAGAGATTTCTTGAAGCATTAAAGCTTTATGGCCGTGCTTGGCGCCAAATAGAAG AATATGTTGGAAGCAAAACTGCAATTCAGATTCGTAGTCATGCACAGAAGTTTTTTGCCAAG GTTGCTCGAGATTCAGGGAATGATGGTGATGAATCCCTAAATGCGATTGACATACCTCCTCCTCGGCCGAAGAAGAAACCACTGCATCCATACCCTCGCAAAATGGCTGATTCATCTATAGCTAACAAGGCAGTTTCAGGTCAGCCTGAAAGGTCTCCTTCCCCAAATGCATCAGGAAGGGAGAGTTGTTCTCCAGATTCGGTTTTGCCAGCAATTGGTCTAGGGATTGCTGAATATTCAGTTGCTGAGCAGCAGAACTCTCGCTTTTCACCAGTCTCTTGTACTACGGATGCACACACTGCAAATATAATTTCTACGGAGAATGATGATGAGAGTATGAGCTCAAACTCCAACAATGTGGATGCAATCCACGTCACGTTAAAACCAGTAGCTGCTAGTATCAGTCTGATTACCAATTCAGAGTTCATG GAATGTAATATAGTTCATATGGAGAATTCTTGTAATGGTGAAAAGCTAGCTGTTGAACCACCTTCTGCAAGTATCAAGCTGTTTGGAAAGACTGTTTTCGTACCAGATGCCAATAACCTTGCTCCGCCAGCTCCATACAACACAGAAAAGGAAAAGGAGATCAGCAATGAAGATGTACTTCATGGATTCCAAGCTAACCAAGCAAATTCACCATTTGTACTTGCCATGGTTCCAGGCAATATGATTCCACCAGCATCTTGGTTGTCACAAAACATGCTTGAAAACAATCGTGAGAGTACTGCGGCCTTCCCTGCAGCTACAATTTCTTGGTGGTCCTGGTACCAAGATCTCTTATATCGGTCCATCTCATCGTGTGGCCAAACAACCGTGGAGGCTGCTTCTCATTGTCAGGGACTAAAAGATGAAGAACCTCAAAGAGAGGGATCATCGACTGGTTCAAGCATTGGCTCAGCTAGTGAAGTTGACGATGGAAACACGAGTTGTGAAACAGTTGAGTCCAAATGTACAACCAAGATCAAGGGGTTTGTACCATACAAAAGATGTTTAGCAGAGAGGGATGGCAAGTCATCAGGAGCTGTTTTAGAAGAGAGAGAATCTCAAAGGGTTCGCGTGTGTTCATAG